A single region of the Alphaproteobacteria bacterium GM7ARS4 genome encodes:
- the hrcA gene encoding heat-inducible transcription repressor HrcA, with protein sequence MSVEERHRSTSVVNSAFVSRHMAGERILQRMDSRARDIFRIVVDYFLETNSPVGSDMVVSRLEGRLSSATVRHVMSALQAEGLFYSPHCSSGRLPTDLGLRLFVEGILEVKPLDRAIVSHIERTLEKEADKKRIDGVLEDAGDVVSALSHSAALVMVPKQDVTIKHIEFVPLQDDRVLVVVVAHDDTVENRLIRVPSGYRRSSLIEAGNYLNARLCGYTLHEGLKKIEREIKEQRSQLHALAQHVITLGFATWSGDGSNRLIIRGQAALIDDIHVTSDIEKIRHLISALESGENFRTLLRLAAHEDGVKIFIGAHHPLFNHAGCSLVVSPIHSTEEESIVGAVGIVGPSRMNYGRMIGIVEYTAQFVSQLIDKRLRKSL encoded by the coding sequence GTGTCAGTAGAGGAAAGACATAGGTCGACATCCGTTGTCAACAGCGCATTTGTTTCTCGTCATATGGCGGGTGAGAGGATTTTACAGCGGATGGATAGTCGTGCGCGTGATATTTTCCGTATTGTTGTTGATTATTTTTTAGAGACAAACAGTCCTGTGGGGTCGGATATGGTTGTCTCTCGTCTTGAGGGGCGTCTATCATCGGCGACGGTGCGTCATGTCATGTCTGCTTTACAGGCGGAGGGTTTATTTTATTCTCCCCATTGTTCGTCGGGGCGTCTTCCGACAGATTTAGGTTTGCGTCTTTTTGTCGAGGGGATTTTGGAGGTGAAGCCCTTAGATCGAGCCATTGTTTCTCACATTGAGAGGACGCTCGAGAAGGAGGCGGATAAGAAGCGCATCGATGGTGTGTTGGAGGATGCTGGCGATGTCGTGTCTGCCTTGTCCCATAGTGCGGCGCTGGTGATGGTGCCAAAGCAAGATGTGACGATAAAGCACATCGAGTTTGTCCCATTGCAAGACGACAGAGTCTTGGTCGTTGTCGTTGCCCATGATGATACGGTGGAGAACAGGCTTATTCGCGTGCCGTCTGGCTATAGGCGTTCGTCTCTTATCGAGGCTGGTAACTATTTGAATGCGCGTCTTTGTGGCTATACCCTCCATGAGGGTTTAAAGAAAATAGAGCGTGAGATTAAGGAACAGCGGAGTCAGTTGCATGCCCTTGCTCAGCATGTCATCACATTGGGCTTTGCCACGTGGTCTGGTGACGGGAGTAACCGCCTTATCATACGTGGGCAGGCGGCGTTGATTGATGACATTCATGTGACATCGGATATAGAGAAGATAAGGCATCTGATCAGTGCTTTGGAGTCTGGCGAGAATTTTCGCACTCTTCTTCGTTTGGCGGCGCATGAGGATGGCGTAAAAATCTTCATCGGTGCGCATCACCCCTTATTTAATCATGCGGGCTGTTCGTTGGTGGTATCACCTATTCACAGCACAGAGGAGGAGTCTATCGTTGGCGCTGTGGGGATCGTTGGTCCTTCGCGTATGAATTATGGGCGTATGATTGGTATTGTGGAATACACGGCACAATTTGTGAGTCAACTTATCGATAAACGGTTACGTAAGAGCTTATAG
- a CDS encoding nucleotide exchange factor GrpE: MTQGKQEERGEESQQGLGTEGAQAQDNGVTPEERESIAADGHGDGEGVDEASSEGDGEETLESLREEREKLKDKLLRAISDGENERRRFEKDLAEKLKYAHTAFARDVLTLADGFTAALEQGRKTDMRVGENFSTWFKGLETISRDLEQTLRASGIEVVHAEVGKPFDYRWHEAVSQTAEGDGEEGSVVRQLRCGYRIYDRLLRPAMVVVKEKGTPEGQ, translated from the coding sequence ATGACACAAGGAAAACAAGAAGAGCGAGGCGAAGAGTCTCAGCAAGGGCTTGGGACAGAGGGCGCGCAGGCACAAGACAATGGTGTGACGCCAGAGGAGAGGGAGTCTATAGCGGCTGACGGCCATGGTGATGGGGAAGGGGTTGACGAGGCATCATCTGAGGGGGATGGTGAGGAGACTCTCGAGTCTCTCAGGGAAGAACGGGAGAAACTCAAGGATAAGTTGTTGCGCGCCATTTCTGATGGTGAAAATGAACGTAGGCGTTTCGAGAAAGACCTTGCTGAGAAGTTGAAATACGCGCACACAGCATTTGCGCGCGATGTGTTGACGTTAGCGGATGGTTTCACAGCGGCCTTAGAGCAAGGACGCAAGACAGACATGCGTGTGGGTGAGAATTTCAGCACATGGTTTAAGGGGTTAGAGACGATTTCCCGTGATTTGGAGCAAACATTGCGCGCTTCTGGCATTGAGGTTGTCCATGCTGAGGTGGGCAAGCCTTTCGACTATCGTTGGCATGAGGCGGTATCGCAGACGGCGGAAGGTGATGGCGAAGAGGGCAGTGTCGTTCGTCAGTTGCGCTGTGGCTATAGGATTTATGATAGGCTTTTGCGTCCGGCGATGGTTGTCGTGAAAGAGAAAGGGACGCCTGAGGGACAATGA
- the dnaK gene encoding molecular chaperone DnaK, which yields MAKAIGIDLGTTNSCVAVMEGREARVLENSEGGRTTPSMVARTKDDELLVGQAAKRQAVTNPENTLFAIKRLIGRRADDRVVSKDKDMVPYKIVKGDNGDAWVEFGGKKESPSQVSATILRKLKEDAEDRLGTKVTQAVITVPAYFNDAQRQATKDAGKIAGLDVLRIINEPTAAALAYGLDKKNASKIAVYDLGGGTFDISILEIGDGVVEVKSTNGDTFLGGEDFDKKIIDYLISEFKKDTGINLQGDKLALQRLKEAAEKAKIELSSQQQTEINLPFVTADASGPKHLNVRMSRATLESLVEELVERTMAPCKAALSDANLKASDINEVILVGGMTRMPKIFSKVKEFFGREPHRGVNPDEVVAMGAAIQAGVLQGDVKDVLLLDVTPLSLGIETLGGVFTRLIERNSTIPTRKSQVFSTAEDSQSAVTIRVFQGEREMAQDNKLLGQFDLIGIPAAPRGVPQIEVTFDIDANGIFSVSAKDKATEKEQKMRIQPSGGLSQEDIERMVREGEQYAEQDKKKREEVETANQADALIHSTEKTLKEVEDDVDDDTKAAVEKAIDALRYVRKEGKASELKEKMEALAQEAMRLGEYVYKKAQEKGDAQGGEEGMESRSPESDVLEGNYEDVTSSQKEGDDKKGKEKEQS from the coding sequence ATGGCAAAAGCGATAGGTATTGATTTAGGGACGACAAATTCCTGTGTAGCGGTTATGGAGGGGCGTGAGGCGCGCGTGCTTGAGAATTCGGAAGGGGGAAGGACGACACCCTCTATGGTAGCGAGGACGAAGGATGACGAGTTGTTGGTTGGGCAGGCAGCGAAACGTCAAGCCGTCACCAATCCTGAGAATACCCTTTTTGCCATCAAACGTCTCATTGGGCGTCGTGCCGATGACAGGGTCGTGTCGAAGGATAAGGACATGGTGCCTTATAAAATTGTCAAAGGCGATAATGGGGATGCGTGGGTCGAATTTGGCGGCAAGAAGGAATCGCCCAGTCAGGTGAGTGCGACCATATTACGCAAGTTGAAGGAAGATGCCGAGGACAGGCTGGGGACGAAGGTGACACAAGCTGTCATCACCGTGCCAGCTTACTTTAATGACGCTCAGCGTCAGGCGACAAAGGATGCTGGCAAGATAGCGGGCTTAGATGTTTTGCGTATCATCAACGAGCCGACGGCGGCGGCTCTTGCCTATGGGTTAGACAAGAAGAATGCGTCTAAAATTGCGGTTTATGATTTAGGGGGTGGTACGTTTGACATCTCTATTTTAGAGATAGGCGATGGCGTTGTTGAGGTGAAGTCGACCAATGGCGACACATTTCTAGGTGGCGAGGATTTTGATAAGAAGATTATCGATTATCTCATAAGCGAATTTAAGAAGGATACAGGCATTAATTTGCAAGGCGATAAGTTGGCGTTACAGCGCTTAAAGGAAGCGGCGGAGAAGGCAAAGATAGAGCTCTCGTCTCAGCAACAGACGGAGATTAATCTTCCCTTTGTCACGGCTGATGCCAGTGGTCCTAAGCATCTCAATGTGCGCATGAGCCGTGCCACATTGGAGTCGTTGGTTGAGGAGTTGGTCGAGAGGACGATGGCGCCTTGCAAGGCGGCGTTATCTGATGCGAATCTTAAAGCGAGTGATATTAACGAGGTTATTTTGGTTGGTGGCATGACGCGCATGCCAAAGATTTTTTCTAAGGTGAAGGAATTTTTTGGGCGCGAGCCTCATCGCGGCGTCAATCCCGACGAGGTGGTGGCGATGGGGGCGGCGATTCAGGCGGGTGTCTTACAGGGGGATGTGAAGGATGTTCTTCTTCTCGATGTGACGCCGCTTTCTCTGGGCATTGAGACGTTGGGCGGTGTGTTTACGCGCTTGATTGAGCGTAACAGCACCATTCCCACGCGCAAGAGTCAGGTTTTCTCTACCGCTGAGGATAGTCAATCGGCCGTGACCATTCGTGTGTTTCAGGGGGAGCGCGAAATGGCGCAAGACAATAAGCTCTTAGGCCAGTTTGACCTTATTGGCATTCCGGCGGCGCCTCGTGGCGTGCCACAGATTGAGGTGACATTCGATATTGATGCCAATGGCATTTTTAGCGTGTCAGCGAAGGATAAGGCGACGGAGAAAGAGCAGAAGATGCGTATTCAGCCGTCTGGAGGACTATCCCAAGAGGATATTGAGCGTATGGTGCGCGAAGGGGAGCAATATGCGGAGCAAGATAAGAAGAAACGCGAAGAAGTCGAGACAGCGAATCAGGCTGATGCCTTGATCCACTCTACAGAGAAGACACTTAAGGAGGTTGAGGATGATGTGGATGACGATACGAAAGCTGCTGTTGAGAAAGCCATTGACGCCTTGCGTTATGTGCGTAAGGAGGGGAAGGCGTCGGAGCTCAAGGAAAAGATGGAGGCATTAGCGCAAGAGGCGATGCGTTTGGGCGAGTATGTCTATAAGAAAGCGCAAGAGAAGGGTGATGCGCAAGGGGGAGAAGAGGGCATGGAGAGTCGTTCCCCAGAGTCAGATGTCCTTGAGGGCAACTATGAGGACGTGACATCGTCTCAGAAAGAGGGGGATGATAAGAAAGGGAAAGAGAAAGAGCAGAGCTAA
- the dnaJ gene encoding molecular chaperone DnaJ translates to MSKDYYETLGVGRGDSDDAIRKAYRSLAMRYHPDRNPNDKKAEEKFKEINEAYEVLSDEEKRAHYDRYGAVRGGGGFNGEFDIANGFAGIFEEMFGEDMGFGSPMGRQARRARGRDVERGEDLRYNMTMTLEESFHGLERQIRMNVPAQCDACGGSGAEGNAFSMCPTCNGTGVLRMQQGFFSVQKTCHRCHGTGKIRKKICPVCHGSGRVIKERILNVMIPPGVDNGNRIRLQGKGASGLHGGGHGDLYIFIKVQKDSHFERHGNHLSMKLGLSVDEAALGCEKEVRGIDGKKIPVRVPSGTQPGQKFTLRGEGMTKLSSKGQRGDLILEAMIEIPTNLNDEQREWFRRLGGLSDSKT, encoded by the coding sequence ATGAGTAAAGACTATTACGAGACGTTGGGGGTTGGGCGGGGTGATTCCGATGATGCTATACGTAAGGCGTATCGTTCCCTTGCCATGCGCTATCATCCCGACCGCAACCCTAACGACAAAAAGGCGGAAGAGAAATTCAAGGAGATTAACGAGGCCTACGAAGTGCTCAGCGATGAAGAGAAGAGAGCGCACTATGACCGTTATGGGGCAGTCCGTGGCGGTGGTGGCTTTAATGGCGAATTTGATATTGCCAATGGCTTTGCTGGCATTTTTGAGGAGATGTTCGGTGAGGATATGGGGTTTGGTTCTCCTATGGGGCGGCAGGCGCGTCGGGCGAGAGGGCGCGATGTCGAGAGGGGGGAGGATTTACGCTATAATATGACGATGACTCTCGAGGAGTCTTTCCATGGGCTGGAGCGTCAGATTCGCATGAATGTGCCAGCCCAATGTGATGCGTGTGGTGGCTCTGGCGCTGAGGGCAATGCATTTTCTATGTGTCCTACGTGCAATGGGACTGGCGTTTTGCGTATGCAGCAAGGTTTTTTTAGCGTTCAGAAGACGTGTCACCGTTGTCATGGCACGGGAAAAATCCGTAAGAAGATCTGTCCTGTATGTCATGGCAGTGGCCGAGTCATCAAGGAGCGTATCCTGAATGTCATGATTCCTCCCGGCGTTGATAATGGCAACCGTATTCGCCTTCAGGGGAAGGGAGCGAGTGGTTTGCATGGCGGTGGGCATGGCGACCTCTATATTTTCATTAAGGTGCAAAAAGATTCGCATTTTGAGCGCCATGGCAATCATCTCTCCATGAAATTGGGGTTATCGGTGGATGAGGCCGCATTAGGCTGTGAGAAAGAAGTGAGAGGCATTGATGGTAAGAAAATCCCCGTGCGCGTTCCATCGGGGACACAACCGGGGCAGAAATTCACCTTACGCGGTGAGGGTATGACAAAACTCTCTAGCAAGGGACAGCGGGGTGATTTAATCTTGGAAGCCATGATAGAGATTCCAACAAATCTCAACGACGAACAGAGGGAGTGGTTTCGGCGTTTGGGTGGCTTATCGGATTCGAAGACATAG
- a CDS encoding 4-hydroxy-tetrahydrodipicolinate reductase: protein MVSAFGWLIGFEDIVCGVESSMHARYRERHDPLRIGVTGACGYMGSTLVREVLAWEAMAGEARGDTKGGDEGERRGGVCLSAVLEREGHPLEGRDIGAWVGVGECGVCVGDDIASFVDRVDAVMDFSSPDHSVVLCEHIMRRGGIHIMGTTGFTEKDDRSINALMSRHKKQGGVIVRAANMSVGVNLLGMLTQQASSILGTDFDIEIFDIHHRRKVDAPSGSAWFLAQAAAKGRKKETLKKKQDVLAFRWGRGPSRDEGKIGFASLRGGDMTGTHTVYMLGDGETLELTHRAQDRTIYAKGAMRAVLWARTQDAGLYTMADVLRDMWLSQGEGHEGKG, encoded by the coding sequence GTGGTTTCGGCGTTTGGGTGGCTTATCGGATTCGAAGACATAGTCTGTGGTGTAGAGTCTTCGATGCATGCGCGCTACAGAGAACGGCACGACCCTCTACGAATAGGGGTGACGGGGGCGTGTGGTTACATGGGAAGCACGCTGGTACGAGAAGTCTTGGCATGGGAAGCGATGGCGGGGGAAGCGAGAGGGGACACAAAAGGAGGGGACGAGGGTGAGAGAAGGGGGGGCGTGTGCTTGTCGGCAGTCCTAGAGAGGGAGGGACATCCGTTGGAGGGACGTGATATTGGGGCGTGGGTTGGCGTTGGTGAATGCGGTGTTTGTGTCGGTGATGACATTGCCTCTTTTGTCGATAGGGTCGATGCGGTGATGGATTTTTCGTCACCAGACCATAGTGTTGTGCTGTGTGAGCATATCATGAGGAGAGGGGGTATTCATATCATGGGGACGACGGGGTTTACTGAGAAGGATGATCGCTCGATAAACGCCCTTATGTCTCGTCATAAGAAACAGGGTGGTGTCATTGTTCGCGCTGCTAACATGAGTGTGGGTGTGAATCTGTTAGGCATGTTGACGCAACAAGCGTCATCCATTCTAGGCACAGATTTTGACATAGAAATTTTTGACATTCACCATAGGCGCAAGGTGGATGCTCCATCAGGCAGTGCGTGGTTTTTAGCACAAGCGGCGGCGAAAGGGCGCAAGAAGGAGACATTGAAGAAAAAGCAGGACGTGTTAGCGTTTCGTTGGGGTCGTGGCCCATCGAGGGACGAGGGTAAGATAGGGTTTGCGTCTTTGCGTGGTGGTGATATGACGGGGACGCATACCGTCTATATGTTGGGTGATGGTGAGACGCTGGAGCTCACGCACCGCGCCCAAGACCGCACCATTTATGCAAAAGGCGCTATGCGCGCTGTGTTATGGGCAAGGACACAGGATGCGGGGCTCTACACAATGGCGGACGTCTTGCGGGATATGTGGCTATCACAAGGAGAGGGACATGAGGGGAAGGGATGA
- a CDS encoding F0F1 ATP synthase subunit C: MDIEAAKLIGAGLAVVGLGGVGAGIGHIFAALVDAIARNPASADSAFPRALLGFALVEAVALYALLIAFLILYG, translated from the coding sequence ATGGATATTGAAGCAGCAAAACTCATCGGAGCAGGCCTTGCCGTCGTTGGCTTGGGTGGTGTCGGGGCGGGTATTGGGCATATTTTTGCCGCCCTCGTCGATGCCATCGCACGCAATCCCGCATCCGCCGACTCGGCTTTCCCGCGCGCCCTCCTCGGCTTCGCACTCGTGGAAGCCGTCGCCCTTTATGCTCTCCTTATCGCTTTCCTTATCCTCTACGGATAA
- a CDS encoding F0F1 ATP synthase subunit A: protein MASNPLQQFTITPLSPSIEVGGFPLSLTNSAAAMLASAALVMLIAFLAMRRPALVPQGGQSLMEQMYGFIASMLRDNAGDKALPYFPLIFTLFTFILFGNLLGLIPGSFTFTSHIIVTFALAIFVFLFVTLLGIVTHGWRFLLLFVPSGVPKLMLPLMVVIEMISYLSRPVSLSLRLFANMMAGHIMLKVFASFVFVLGIGGIVPLALDVALTAFELLVAFLQAYVFAVLSCLYLGDALNLH, encoded by the coding sequence ATGGCATCCAATCCGTTACAGCAATTTACCATCACCCCCTTGAGCCCCTCTATCGAGGTGGGTGGCTTTCCCCTCTCCCTCACCAATTCTGCCGCCGCTATGCTGGCCAGCGCCGCCCTCGTCATGCTCATCGCCTTCCTTGCTATGCGTCGGCCAGCCCTCGTTCCACAGGGAGGGCAATCCCTCATGGAGCAAATGTATGGATTCATTGCCTCCATGCTTCGAGACAATGCTGGTGATAAGGCGCTTCCCTATTTCCCCCTCATCTTTACCCTCTTCACTTTTATCCTGTTTGGCAATTTGCTAGGCCTCATCCCCGGCAGTTTCACATTCACAAGCCATATCATCGTCACCTTTGCTCTCGCCATTTTTGTGTTCCTCTTCGTGACCTTGCTCGGTATTGTCACGCATGGATGGCGCTTTTTATTGCTCTTCGTCCCTTCTGGTGTGCCTAAGCTCATGCTTCCTCTCATGGTTGTGATCGAGATGATTTCTTATCTCTCGCGTCCCGTGAGCTTGTCTTTGCGTCTCTTTGCCAATATGATGGCGGGACATATTATGCTTAAGGTCTTTGCCAGTTTTGTCTTTGTCCTTGGCATCGGTGGTATCGTCCCCTTGGCACTCGATGTGGCATTAACGGCCTTCGAATTGCTTGTGGCGTTTCTACAAGCCTATGTGTTTGCCGTCTTGTCTTGCCTCTATCTGGGCGATGCCTTGAATCTCCACTAG
- a CDS encoding YHYH domain-containing protein, whose protein sequence is MHHESVEAVADTMPIAHSGGTNASNCHCDRRYGGCVYHCH, encoded by the coding sequence ATGCACCATGAGAGCGTGGAGGCGGTGGCAGACACTATGCCCATCGCCCATAGCGGAGGGACAAACGCATCGAATTGTCATTGTGACCGCCGATATGGTGGTTGCGTCTATCATTGCCACTGA
- a CDS encoding AtpZ/AtpI family protein: protein MTKRSLHDLDNAIIKAQHKHHQQASPPPKGQASLWRCASDMLAPLIVSVFIGIQLDTWLDMKPLFLILFFFLGSAAGFLSLWRTLSRHKP, encoded by the coding sequence ATGACAAAACGAAGCCTCCACGACCTCGACAACGCCATCATCAAGGCACAACACAAGCACCATCAACAGGCCTCACCACCACCCAAAGGACAGGCATCCCTATGGCGCTGTGCCAGCGATATGCTCGCCCCCCTCATTGTCAGCGTCTTTATCGGTATCCAGCTAGACACATGGCTCGACATGAAACCCCTCTTTCTTATTCTCTTCTTTTTCCTTGGGAGCGCCGCGGGCTTCCTCAGCCTCTGGCGCACCCTCTCACGACACAAGCCATAG
- a CDS encoding AAA family ATPase, with amino-acid sequence MEFDRLEIVGFKSFYEPCTLTFHPELTAIVGPNGCGKSNIVDAIRWVMGETAPRYIRGGDMDDVIFAGTQQRPPRNIAEVTLSLSHVDTQHTTFPIKQKTIHITRSIERSKGSTWRCHNDIVRARDVRLLFADSATHARSSMMIGQGDIVQLIQNTPQARRTMLEEAAGIGGLNIRRTEAEQRLQASEKNLQHIQETLQQLKTRHHDIQRQAKHTKRYRTLMDTLREAERLYLYQQWQRAHYHWAQHHQRMGAHNETRQQLEKEKKDLQKRYDAIAPKRDHYQKVQQDIQTEKQQLERQRHEHTAQEKYHAQQQHIIEKHLKESEQEYTHTQQELEDIQAVLTEKQNAYRLWQREHPAPSHNTQETHALTELERRLHAERRALLEAQKTLAHMEEKKNALIKKAQTLSHDLATHEKTATIDDRKQRYARAMQERDASERHLNASKHALTQAEQHAQKTNAHAHALSSERTRIADKISVLEQWHSANLSKNRQPHAQPHKQSHAIAVQQGYEQALDAAFDDHSLDASSDSTHPCHWHTWDNQDTPPPLPPGIKSLYHYVTKSPPYTHRRLLYTGVVEENNPHIHTLHQSLKPGQRLVTKEGSLWRWDGYAKKDPAHPSTSWSKRQTQELEQLYRQQKTLAHKIKDAQKQQEDAQAHHHQARATLERAYADDQEKTLLCQQAQRDHEAQEQQKRQAQQEQTAIAKERPLIDAAIEQASAIINKTPLETLEQAYLEKKHRLQNQEHNARLYTQQKQEHHNNIDAWEQRKKKVMEHQRIVKKRWDESQKHAIEHRGMPAHFAKQKKTLDVAWYQWEKKSLAIKPLLLDMQAECQTIERRQRDIDTTLKAVQRQQTTTQQDLTTALEHKKRKEREFTITYGIEAETLMHHSSHDMRPPSDKDSARQLETLERLKKQRESLGNVNLLAEEQLIAIEKERTHIEQEYNDMTHAIAKLHNAITRINNESRQRLRKAFTESNTHFKKIFRQLFGGGTASMKLTDHQDLLESGVDIFVTPPGKKLQRISLLSGGEKTFAALALIFAFFLVKPPPICILDEVDAALDDHNTEKLCAFLRNINKEFKTRFIVITHNIITMRAMEHLYGITMAEPGVSQCVHVNLNKAEALMEQA; translated from the coding sequence GTGGAATTCGATAGATTAGAGATTGTCGGCTTTAAGTCCTTCTATGAGCCTTGCACTCTAACGTTTCACCCCGAACTCACAGCCATTGTCGGTCCCAATGGGTGCGGTAAGAGCAATATCGTCGACGCTATCCGCTGGGTCATGGGCGAAACCGCCCCCAGATATATCCGTGGCGGCGATATGGACGATGTCATCTTCGCTGGCACACAACAGCGCCCCCCTCGCAATATCGCCGAAGTCACCCTATCCCTCAGCCATGTTGATACCCAGCACACAACCTTCCCTATCAAACAAAAGACAATCCATATCACACGCTCCATAGAACGCTCGAAAGGCTCCACATGGCGATGTCACAACGACATCGTGCGCGCCCGCGATGTGCGACTCCTCTTTGCCGACTCCGCCACCCATGCGCGCTCCTCCATGATGATAGGACAAGGCGACATTGTCCAATTGATACAAAATACACCTCAAGCAAGACGGACCATGTTAGAAGAAGCCGCTGGCATTGGCGGACTCAACATAAGACGCACAGAAGCTGAACAACGCCTCCAAGCAAGCGAAAAAAATCTCCAACATATCCAAGAAACATTACAGCAGCTGAAAACACGCCATCACGACATCCAAAGGCAAGCAAAACACACAAAACGCTACCGAACGCTCATGGATACCTTACGGGAAGCCGAACGACTCTATCTCTATCAGCAATGGCAGAGAGCGCACTATCACTGGGCACAACATCACCAACGCATGGGCGCACACAATGAGACACGCCAACAGCTCGAAAAAGAAAAAAAAGACCTACAGAAACGTTATGATGCCATCGCACCAAAAAGAGACCATTACCAAAAAGTCCAACAGGACATACAAACAGAAAAACAACAGCTAGAACGCCAACGCCATGAGCATACCGCACAAGAAAAATATCACGCCCAACAACAGCATATCATTGAAAAACACCTCAAGGAGAGCGAGCAAGAATATACACACACCCAACAGGAGTTAGAAGACATACAAGCAGTGCTCACGGAGAAACAAAACGCCTATCGCCTCTGGCAACGCGAACATCCCGCACCATCACACAACACACAAGAGACCCACGCCCTCACAGAACTGGAACGGCGCCTCCATGCTGAAAGGCGCGCACTCCTCGAGGCACAAAAAACGCTCGCCCATATGGAGGAAAAAAAGAACGCCCTCATAAAAAAAGCACAAACACTCTCACACGACCTCGCAACCCATGAAAAAACAGCAACCATAGATGATAGGAAACAGCGCTATGCCCGCGCCATGCAGGAACGAGACGCCAGCGAAAGACACCTCAACGCCTCGAAGCATGCCCTGACGCAAGCCGAACAGCATGCCCAAAAAACCAACGCCCATGCCCATGCCCTCAGCAGCGAACGCACACGTATCGCTGACAAAATAAGCGTCCTCGAACAATGGCACAGCGCCAATCTATCCAAAAACAGGCAACCCCATGCTCAGCCCCATAAGCAATCCCATGCCATCGCCGTACAGCAAGGGTATGAACAGGCCCTCGACGCGGCGTTTGATGACCATAGCCTCGATGCCTCCAGCGATAGCACGCACCCATGCCACTGGCATACATGGGACAATCAAGATACGCCTCCCCCACTCCCCCCCGGCATCAAGAGCCTCTATCACTATGTGACGAAGAGCCCGCCCTACACACACAGACGCCTCCTCTATACCGGCGTCGTCGAAGAAAATAATCCACATATCCACACCCTCCATCAGAGCCTCAAGCCCGGACAACGCCTCGTTACCAAAGAAGGGAGTCTCTGGCGATGGGATGGCTATGCCAAAAAAGACCCCGCTCACCCCTCCACATCATGGTCCAAACGCCAAACACAGGAACTCGAACAACTCTACCGCCAACAGAAAACACTCGCCCACAAGATAAAAGACGCACAAAAACAACAAGAAGACGCCCAAGCACACCATCACCAAGCGCGCGCCACATTAGAGCGCGCCTATGCTGACGACCAAGAAAAAACCCTCCTTTGTCAGCAAGCACAAAGAGACCATGAAGCACAAGAACAACAAAAACGACAAGCACAACAAGAACAAACGGCCATCGCCAAAGAACGCCCTCTCATCGATGCCGCCATCGAGCAGGCATCCGCCATCATCAACAAAACGCCCCTCGAAACACTAGAACAAGCGTATCTCGAAAAAAAACATCGCCTACAGAATCAAGAACACAACGCCCGCCTCTACACACAGCAAAAACAAGAGCACCATAACAATATCGATGCATGGGAACAGCGCAAAAAAAAGGTCATGGAACACCAAAGGATTGTGAAAAAAAGGTGGGACGAATCACAAAAACACGCCATAGAGCATAGAGGAATGCCCGCTCACTTCGCCAAACAGAAAAAGACACTGGACGTCGCATGGTATCAATGGGAAAAAAAGAGTCTCGCCATCAAGCCTCTCCTGCTAGACATGCAGGCAGAATGCCAGACGATAGAACGCCGACAAAGAGACATCGATACAACGCTCAAAGCCGTCCAACGTCAACAGACAACAACACAGCAAGACCTCACGACAGCCCTCGAACACAAGAAAAGAAAAGAACGGGAATTCACCATCACATACGGCATAGAAGCCGAAACCCTTATGCATCACTCTTCCCATGATATGCGACCACCATCCGACAAGGACAGCGCCCGCCAACTAGAAACGCTAGAACGTCTCAAAAAACAAAGGGAGTCCTTAGGCAACGTGAATCTCCTTGCCGAAGAGCAACTCATCGCCATCGAAAAGGAACGGACACATATCGAACAAGAATATAACGATATGACTCACGCCATCGCCAAACTGCACAACGCCATCACCCGTATCAACAACGAAAGCCGACAACGACTACGCAAAGCCTTCACAGAGAGCAATACCCATTTTAAAAAAATCTTTCGCCAACTCTTCGGGGGGGGAACAGCATCTATGAAGCTCACAGACCATCAAGACCTGCTCGAATCTGGCGTTGATATTTTTGTCACACCCCCCGGCAAAAAACTCCAACGTATCAGCCTCCTCTCGGGAGGCGAAAAAACATTCGCCGCCCTCGCCTTGATATTCGCCTTTTTCCTCGTGAAACCTCCTCCCATCTGTATCCTTGACGAAGTCGATGCCGCCCTCGACGACCATAATACAGAAAAACTCTGCGCTTTTTTACGCAACATCAATAAAGAATTCAAAACACGCTTCATCGTCATCACGCACAATATCATCACCATGCGCGCTATGGAACATCTCTACGGAATCACGATGGCAGAACCGGGCGTCTCACAATGCGTCCACGTAAACCTCAACAAAGCCGAAGCCCTTATGGAACAGGCATGA